The nucleotide sequence aatcaagaagcaccaaatggattattaacatttgtaacatttaACACATTTTtaaatgtttccaaattcttcatgaatcaacacatacacataataaaaataataaataataaataataaataataataattacattttactatatcacccttaattaattattatggtcatttaagcattgtgccacataagttgaaatagaaaaaatattataaatcacaatgatcaaaaatttaaattatttaaaaaaatataattggctatcgtcgacaTAAAACTCTGGACAAGAacagtagcatatattattcaaaaattacataaaaaatattataaattacaatagttaacaacttaaaatatttaaaaataatttaatatgttatatatttcaaaaaaattacatgaaaaatactaaaaatcacagtaattaacaacttaaaaaatttaaaagatataaaatatttgatcgactcttaaaattatattaatgtcactaaaattaaaatagaagaaaattattataaatcacaataattaaaatcttaaattatttttaaaatataattgactatcaatgccacaaaaatttggccaagaaaagtaacgtatattaatttgaaaattatataaaaaatattaNNNNNNNNNNNNNNNNNNNNNNNNNNNNNNNNNNNNNNNNNNNNNNNNNNNNNNNNNNNNNNNNNNNNNNNNNNNNNNNNNNNNNNNNNNNNNNNNNNNNtaatttaatatgttatatatttcaaaaaaattacatgaaaaatactaaaaatcacagtaattaacaacttaaaaaatttaaaagatataaaatatttgatcgactcttaaaattatattaatgtcactaaaattaaaatagaagaaaattattataaatcacaataattaaaatcttaaattatttttaaaatataattgactatcaatgccacaaaaatttggacaagaaaagtaacttatattaatttgaaaattacattaaaaaaaatattataaattataatagttaacagcttaaattatctaaatacatattaaaataacatatgttgaactcatgctaaaTTCTAGAtaaatcctagaaaacatatgtaatttttttattaaaattttttatttaaatatatcaagattgaaaagataaataaatattttaatgttggGCCAGTGCTGACACAGACCATGCTCCTCTAGTATTAATTATACATAAtttcatatgtatatattatgcaGCTAATCAaggacaagttttaaatttttaatcagcAAAGTTTTCGATTTGTTTTTATCTATCAcattttctatttaatttgttCAAAAACTATGACATTTTTTACAGTATTAACAACAACACTTTAGTAAAATCTCGCAAGTAGaatttgaaaatggtaaagtgtatgCATATTTTATGAAAGTACAAcgattatttttaaaagattctCGACTTAAATACAATAAATCAAAGTTGGTATGAAAAGAGAAGACGATAGTGAAGAAAATATTGTTTAacaaatatgatatttttatatacaaataatttcctatattttattttattcataaaaataaatatttgtaatTACCAAATTCCATatcgtatttttttttttaaatgttatcGGATAAattgaaacatatttttgaaggaTGTGGCATGAATGGAAACCCTCAAATTCCACAGCGCGCACTTTAGCACCTATTCTCTTCTTAACCTCGTACGTTAAAACCGCCCCTTCTCTCTCTCCCTCCTCCtgcctcatatatatatatacatatatacacccACACTACGTAAAGCTAAGCCAACACAAATACAAAGAAAATGGCAGAAAAACTTGCAGCTTTAACAATCCCATGAAACCCCCTCTTCCACTTCTTAGCAAAGTCAAAGAAATTGGAAAAAGGAAGAAACTTTGTGTCTTGATTTGATACATTTTTTGTTTTCTGTTGCTTTGCGGGAGCAATTTTGGGcttgtgtgtttgtgtgtgtaatCTGAATAGTGTTAATGGCAATGGGACCAGAAAGATCGAAAGCTTTACACAATTTCACCTTACCTTATGGATTGAAGTGGGGGAACCAGAGGCATTTGAGGTGTGCTAAGGTTGAATCAAATGAAGAAATTGCTTCCGTTCATCGGAGGTCAAATGGGTCTGAGTCGATCAGATGGAGGATAGAGACGGAAATGGTGGACCGGAACAGATCAAACGATCGGTTAAGCTGGAAATTCAAGTCCCCGGAAAAAGAAGGAATCGGAGCTGTAAGAGAGAAACTTATGTTTGATCTCGTGACGGAAGCTGATAAGATGAAAGACAAAATCTTTCAGAAGAAAGTTTCTCCGGCGCCGGCGACGACTTTGACCGGAGCTGTTTCTGTTGCCGGCGCCGATGACTTTTCGAGGCCGTGGAACTTGAGGACTCGTCGAGCGGCTTGTAGAGATCCTAACGGAATTGTAACCGGCGCCAGTGCCGGTGGATCGAAAGAAAAGTTGAAGATTGGTACTAACAAAGCCAATGTTCCATCACCATTAAAGACGGAAAACAAATCTCCAAATCTTCGAAGTGGGGAAGCTTCCGGAGCTTCTTCAGTTGGCGAGAAGAGACAGAGGATGAAATATTCGGTTACCCTTTCACGTAGAGAAATCGAGGAAGATTTCATGGCGATGATTCAACATAGACCACCTCGTAGACCCAAGAAACGAGCTAAACTGGTTCAAAAAAATTTGGATGTAAGCCACTAATTTTCCTCTCTAATAAATCTCCTGattaataataatgttgttgttgttgttgatgatgttgataaGCTTACTGTTTCATTGATCTATTCTGCAGACGCTATTTCCAGGGCTGTGGTTGACGGAAATTACAGCTGATTTATACAAAGTGCCTGATGATCAATAGATTGTTAAAGGTAAATAAACATTAATCACTGAACTTTTGTAAGCGATTATTATGAATTGTTTCATAATGCAAATTTGGGAGcgaattttgattttgatgttcGTTTATAATTTCTGCAGATGGGAAGTTGGAAGCGTGTTTTTCTGACAAAAAAGACATACATTTGTGACTGATTATCGATTATTGTAGTTGGAAATTTGATGAAACAATTGTTTTTGTTCAGGTAACAGAAGGGGTGGGGGTGAGGGGTGTAAAAGAGGACAAAGATTAGTTGCTCCGATGATGCTAATTTTGTTGAAATGATTGGATTTGTTCGCAATCTTTGGCTGTTTATGTTCATTGGaataagttaaatatatatatatagttggttTAATTTTGCATAATTGTGAGCTGCAATCCTAGTGTTTTCAAGTGAATTATCTTCTACTACTCCATTGTTTCTGTTCTGTGTAAATTCAATTCAATAGTTCTTCTATTTACTCTGTTTTTATGTTAGTGTTTCTGAACTACTAGTTCAACTGCTAGTAAATTTTACTGTCATGTTGTTTGTGTGCCTTGTTCAGCTGATTTGCAAGTGCCAGCTGAAATCTGCATTTATTATGTCTTTTTAGCTTGAGAGATCTCGGCTTCGAGCCTAGAATGCTCTTCTCATTAAATGGCACCATACATGATGTGAATTCGAATTAGTCAGGCCTATGTGTATGAAATAAAGGATACCCCAAAAAAATCTTGTGAACTTGAAGCTTGTGAACAATCTTCAAGTACGCAcaatttgtttgtttttatgtgaGTTCATTCTTGAATCTGCTGGTGTCCTCTTGAATCTGCTACTACTATCTCCGGAGGTGTCGGTGTAAGAGTATCATTATTCTTGAAAAAGATTGTTGTTCTCTTCAAGATTTGCAAAGATTTGGTAATTATTGGGATCTCTCTC is from Capsicum annuum cultivar UCD-10X-F1 chromosome 5, UCD10Xv1.1, whole genome shotgun sequence and encodes:
- the LOC107870849 gene encoding uncharacterized protein LOC107870849, producing MAMGPERSKALHNFTLPYGLKWGNQRHLRCAKVESNEEIASVHRRSNGSESIRWRIETEMVDRNRSNDRLSWKFKSPEKEGIGAVREKLMFDLVTEADKMKDKIFQKKVSPAPATTLTGAVSVAGADDFSRPWNLRTRRAACRDPNGIVTGASAGGSKEKLKIGTNKANVPSPLKTENKSPNLRSGEASGASSVGEKRQRMKYSVTLSRREIEEDFMAMIQHRPPRRPKKRAKLVQKNLDTLFPGLWLTEITADLYKVPDDQ